A portion of the candidate division KSB1 bacterium genome contains these proteins:
- the ptsP gene encoding phosphoenolpyruvate--protein phosphotransferase translates to MARIKTEHKPMVKLKGIAASPGIAIGKVFLLSGDVVKVEERDIPEAEIDKEIEKFKRAVELTRQELSEIQSHARQTMGKEGERIFDVHQLLLSDSVIYEETITKIQRECKNADFAYFQVMQKFQESLEQVNNDYFLGRVADIRDVKRRLIRNIQGKEPRYLNGITSPAVIVAPDLTPSDTVMLDRRKVLAFATNKGGKTSHAAIMARSLEIPSVVGLVNITEHVQNGDTVIVDGNEGVAIVRPSSTEINKYVKLRARYDEETKALAAIRDLPCRTLDGKDVELSANLEFTGEINAILNYGARGVGLFRTENLFLTRLELPTEQEQYEEYYLVAEKVSPYPVIIRTLDLGGDKKAPSLDIPDEENPFLGWRAIRLCLEKKDVFKTQLRAILRASVMGNVKIMFPMISCLEEIFRAKDLVEEAKDELRAKKIPFDEHIEIGVMIEIPSAAIMADAIAEEVDFLSIGTNDLIQYTLAVDRNNVKVANLYKRLPPAVLRIIKDVVHAGHSKGVWVGMCGEMAADPLATLILLGLDLDELSVTPSRLPEVKKIIRNVCFEDAQKIAERALQMKTSEQVETYMRNVMLTRYKMKIN, encoded by the coding sequence ATGGCTCGTATTAAGACAGAACATAAGCCAATGGTTAAGCTGAAGGGAATTGCGGCTTCCCCGGGCATTGCCATCGGCAAAGTTTTCCTGCTGAGCGGGGATGTAGTCAAAGTGGAAGAACGCGATATTCCAGAAGCGGAGATCGATAAGGAGATTGAAAAATTTAAGCGAGCAGTTGAGCTGACCCGACAAGAGTTGAGCGAAATTCAATCTCACGCTCGCCAGACCATGGGCAAAGAAGGTGAGCGCATTTTCGATGTGCATCAATTGCTACTATCGGACAGCGTCATTTACGAAGAGACGATCACCAAGATCCAGCGGGAATGTAAGAACGCCGATTTCGCTTATTTTCAAGTCATGCAGAAGTTCCAGGAGTCTCTCGAACAGGTCAATAATGACTATTTCCTTGGTCGTGTAGCCGATATTCGAGATGTGAAACGCCGGTTGATCCGCAACATTCAGGGCAAAGAACCACGCTATCTGAACGGAATTACCTCGCCAGCGGTGATCGTCGCCCCGGATCTGACGCCATCGGATACGGTAATGCTGGATCGTCGGAAGGTGCTGGCCTTCGCAACAAACAAAGGCGGGAAGACCTCCCACGCCGCTATTATGGCACGGTCGTTGGAAATCCCTTCAGTGGTTGGATTGGTTAATATCACCGAACATGTTCAGAATGGCGATACCGTGATCGTTGATGGCAATGAGGGGGTGGCGATTGTTCGACCCAGTTCGACTGAGATCAACAAATACGTCAAATTGCGGGCCCGGTATGATGAGGAGACCAAGGCTTTGGCTGCCATCCGGGATCTGCCGTGTCGCACACTGGATGGCAAGGATGTGGAGCTGTCAGCCAATCTCGAGTTCACAGGTGAAATCAACGCGATCCTCAATTATGGAGCCAGGGGAGTAGGATTATTTCGAACAGAAAATCTATTTTTAACCCGACTTGAGTTGCCCACAGAGCAAGAGCAATATGAAGAATATTATCTGGTGGCTGAGAAGGTCAGTCCTTATCCAGTCATTATCCGGACGCTGGATTTGGGCGGCGATAAAAAAGCACCCAGTTTGGATATTCCCGACGAAGAGAATCCTTTTCTGGGCTGGCGGGCGATACGACTTTGTCTCGAGAAAAAAGATGTATTCAAAACGCAGTTGCGAGCGATTCTCCGCGCCAGCGTCATGGGGAATGTCAAAATTATGTTTCCAATGATTTCGTGCTTGGAGGAGATTTTTCGTGCGAAAGACCTCGTGGAAGAGGCGAAAGACGAGCTTCGCGCCAAGAAGATCCCGTTCGATGAGCACATTGAAATCGGTGTAATGATTGAAATCCCATCCGCAGCCATCATGGCAGATGCCATTGCTGAGGAAGTAGACTTTCTTAGCATTGGCACCAACGATCTAATCCAATACACATTGGCGGTTGATCGCAATAACGTAAAGGTCGCCAATCTTTATAAACGGCTTCCTCCTGCTGTATTGCGGATTATCAAAGATGTCGTTCATGCTGGACATAGCAAGGGCGTATGGGTTGGTATGTGCGGCGAAATGGCGGCTGATCCACTAGCCACTCTGATCTTGTTGGGACTGGATCTTGATGAGCTAAGCGTTACGCCCTCTCGGCTGCCAGAGGTAAAAAAAATCATCCGAAATGTTTGTTTTGAGGACGCTCAAAAAATTGCCGAACGAGCATTACAGATGAAGACTTCCGAGCAAGTTGAAACGTACATGCGCAACGTGATGCTAACGCGGTACAAGATGAAAATCAATTAG
- a CDS encoding bifunctional phosphoglucose/phosphomannose isomerase — translation MVAHINLQAFDSANMLKLLIDFPIQFQQARRIGEALRFEIDRTKIKNIIFAGMGGSAIGGDLIVSCLNDQLRIPAIVNRNYSLPGFVDQNSLVIVSSYSGNTEEALSCYDLAQSKGSVIVAISSGGKLAARAQADGVPLITIPGGAPPRTALGYLSVPILVLLKNSGMVTLSPRVFDETEELLQQNNQRYWPDAAENPALNLAQQLRNKFPIIYCAADLLAPVALRWKGQFSENSKVLAFYNVFPELNHNEIVGWDQIPQRLRDFQVVYLRDREDHVRNQKRMLITRAILERVTDPIIELYAEGESRLARLMSMVQLGDWVSYYLAILAGVDPTPIEKIQLLKDRLSRE, via the coding sequence ATGGTTGCTCATATAAATCTGCAAGCATTCGACAGCGCTAACATGCTCAAGCTGCTGATTGATTTTCCGATTCAATTTCAACAGGCACGTCGCATCGGCGAGGCGTTGCGCTTTGAAATCGATAGGACCAAAATAAAAAATATTATCTTTGCTGGAATGGGCGGGTCAGCGATTGGTGGAGATCTGATCGTATCATGTCTGAATGATCAGCTCCGGATTCCTGCTATTGTGAATCGAAATTATTCGTTGCCAGGATTTGTTGATCAAAATTCGCTGGTGATCGTTTCCAGCTACTCAGGAAATACTGAAGAGGCGCTGAGCTGTTATGACCTGGCTCAATCCAAAGGGTCGGTCATCGTTGCCATTTCCTCTGGCGGAAAGTTGGCTGCTCGGGCGCAAGCTGATGGCGTTCCGCTAATCACCATCCCCGGGGGCGCACCTCCGCGGACTGCTCTCGGTTATTTGAGTGTGCCGATCTTGGTCTTGCTGAAAAATTCGGGCATGGTTACTCTCAGCCCTCGGGTATTTGATGAGACGGAAGAACTATTGCAACAGAACAATCAGCGATATTGGCCGGATGCAGCGGAGAACCCGGCACTGAATTTAGCACAGCAGTTGCGCAACAAATTTCCAATCATCTATTGTGCTGCGGATTTGTTAGCGCCAGTTGCCTTACGGTGGAAGGGTCAGTTTTCGGAAAACAGCAAAGTTCTGGCGTTCTACAACGTATTTCCTGAATTGAATCACAATGAAATTGTGGGGTGGGATCAAATTCCTCAACGGCTTCGCGATTTTCAGGTTGTTTACCTTCGCGATCGAGAAGATCATGTGAGAAATCAAAAGCGGATGCTTATCACGCGCGCAATACTCGAGCGTGTGACCGATCCAATCATCGAGCTCTATGCGGAAGGGGAATCACGGCTGGCGCGATTGATGTCCATGGTTCAATTGGGAGATTGGGTGAGCTACTATCTGGCGATTCTGGCTGGGGTCGATCCAACGCCGATCGAAAAAATTCAACTATTAAAGGATCGCTTAAGCCGTGAATAG
- the metK gene encoding methionine adenosyltransferase: protein MRSYLFTSESVTEGHPDKLADQISDSVLDAIFQEDPFGRVACETLVTTGLAIVGGEITTKCYVDIPKIVRELIRDVGYIDASYGFDWQTCGILTTIDQQSPDIAMGVDREGAGDQGMMFGFAIDETEELMPMPILLAHKLTKRLAEVRKKNILPYLRPDGKSQVTIEYVDGKPRWVNTVVIAAQHSPEVKLVDLRHDIIQHVIKPVLPPHMVNDHEIIYHINPTGRFVIGGPQGDAGLTGRKIIVDTYGGYAPHGGGAFSGKDPTKVDRSASYAARYVAKNIVAAKLATKCTIQLAYAIGVAEPVSIMVDTHGTGVIPDEEIMKLVVKHFDLTPKGIIEKLMLRRPIYRKTAAYGHFGRNEPTFTWEKTDMVDVLAR, encoded by the coding sequence ATGAGATCCTATTTATTCACCTCAGAGTCTGTGACGGAAGGACACCCAGATAAATTGGCGGATCAAATTTCAGACTCGGTTCTTGATGCGATTTTCCAAGAAGATCCATTCGGTCGCGTGGCATGTGAAACCCTCGTGACCACAGGTTTGGCCATCGTGGGCGGAGAAATTACCACTAAATGTTACGTGGATATCCCTAAGATCGTTCGCGAATTAATCCGAGATGTGGGCTATATCGATGCAAGTTATGGCTTCGATTGGCAGACGTGCGGTATTTTGACAACGATCGATCAGCAATCGCCTGATATCGCCATGGGTGTAGATCGCGAAGGCGCTGGAGATCAGGGGATGATGTTCGGTTTCGCCATTGATGAAACCGAGGAGCTAATGCCAATGCCAATTTTGTTAGCCCATAAATTAACCAAGCGCCTCGCTGAAGTGCGCAAGAAAAATATCCTGCCTTATTTGCGTCCGGATGGAAAATCCCAGGTGACCATCGAATATGTGGATGGAAAACCGCGTTGGGTCAATACGGTCGTGATTGCCGCGCAACACAGCCCTGAGGTAAAATTGGTCGATCTTCGCCATGACATCATTCAGCATGTCATTAAACCAGTGTTGCCGCCTCATATGGTCAATGATCATGAGATTATTTATCATATTAATCCAACTGGACGATTTGTGATCGGCGGTCCGCAGGGAGATGCGGGATTGACCGGTCGAAAGATCATCGTTGATACCTATGGAGGCTATGCGCCTCATGGTGGCGGTGCATTCTCTGGCAAAGATCCAACCAAAGTGGATCGCTCTGCCTCCTACGCAGCTCGATATGTGGCGAAAAATATTGTTGCGGCCAAATTGGCCACCAAATGCACCATCCAGTTGGCATATGCTATTGGCGTGGCTGAGCCAGTATCGATTATGGTCGATACGCACGGTACCGGCGTGATCCCTGATGAAGAGATCATGAAGTTGGTCGTAAAGCATTTTGATCTAACGCCAAAAGGCATTATCGAAAAGCTCATGCTACGCCGGCCGATCTATCGTAAGACAGCAGCTTACGGCCATTTCGGACGAAACGAACCCACATTTACCTGGGAGAAAACCGATATGGTGGACGTCCTGGCGCGGTGA
- the ahcY gene encoding adenosylhomocysteinase translates to MKYDIKDIGLAELGRKRIEWADHDMPVLQQVRERFAQTRPLAGLRMSACLHITAETANLARTLQAGGADLVLCASNPLSTQDDVAAALVKEYGIAVFAIKGEDTETYYQHIDAAIAHSPQVTMDDGADLVSTIHFDHPELWDKVLGSMEETTTGVIRLRAMERDGALKFPVIAVNDALTKNLFDNRYGTGQSTVDGIIRATDILLAGKTVVVAGYGWCGRGFAMRCKGMGANVVITEVNPIRALEAAMDGYRVMKMEQAAKIGDLFCTLTGDIHVIRPEHFELMKDGAIVANSGHFNVEIDIPGLEQMAVDVRRQVRNFVDQYVLKDGRRINLLAEGRLINLAAAEGHPASVMDMSFATQALTTEWVVKNSEQLKAKGPKVYNVPSEIEDWVSRLKLKSMNIEIDELTEEQKQYLASWQMGT, encoded by the coding sequence GTGAAATACGATATTAAAGATATTGGGCTGGCCGAATTGGGGAGGAAACGGATCGAATGGGCCGATCATGATATGCCAGTATTACAACAGGTTCGAGAGCGCTTTGCCCAGACGCGACCTTTGGCTGGTTTGCGAATGTCAGCCTGTCTTCACATCACGGCTGAGACGGCCAATTTGGCACGAACGCTGCAAGCGGGCGGTGCGGATTTGGTGTTGTGTGCCTCGAACCCATTGTCGACCCAGGATGACGTTGCAGCAGCACTAGTGAAAGAATATGGCATTGCCGTCTTTGCGATCAAAGGCGAAGATACCGAGACCTATTACCAGCATATCGATGCAGCCATTGCCCATTCGCCACAGGTGACCATGGATGACGGAGCTGATTTGGTTTCGACCATCCATTTCGATCATCCTGAATTATGGGATAAGGTGTTAGGCAGTATGGAAGAGACTACCACCGGTGTGATCCGATTGCGCGCGATGGAACGCGACGGCGCGTTGAAATTCCCAGTCATTGCAGTGAACGATGCGCTGACGAAAAATTTGTTCGACAATCGCTATGGCACCGGTCAATCGACAGTAGATGGCATTATTCGGGCGACCGATATCTTGTTGGCAGGTAAAACCGTGGTAGTGGCTGGCTACGGCTGGTGTGGGCGCGGATTTGCGATGCGTTGCAAGGGAATGGGGGCCAATGTCGTCATCACCGAAGTGAACCCTATTCGGGCGCTGGAAGCGGCCATGGATGGCTATCGCGTGATGAAAATGGAACAGGCAGCTAAAATCGGCGATCTGTTCTGCACCCTGACCGGTGATATTCATGTGATCCGTCCCGAGCATTTCGAATTAATGAAAGACGGTGCGATTGTCGCAAATTCGGGACATTTTAATGTTGAGATCGATATCCCCGGGCTGGAACAAATGGCAGTCGACGTGCGCCGCCAGGTCAGAAATTTCGTGGACCAGTATGTACTGAAGGATGGTCGACGCATCAATCTGCTGGCTGAGGGGCGACTGATCAATTTGGCGGCTGCTGAGGGGCATCCAGCTTCTGTGATGGATATGAGTTTTGCGACCCAGGCGCTGACCACCGAATGGGTGGTCAAAAATTCTGAACAATTGAAGGCCAAGGGACCTAAGGTGTATAATGTCCCTTCAGAAATCGAAGATTGGGTTTCACGATTGAAACTGAAATCGATGAATATCGAGATCGATGAATTGACTGAGGAACAGAAACAATATCTGGCTTCATGGCAGATGGGGACCTAA
- a CDS encoding DUF3524 domain-containing protein, producing MKILILEPYFIGSHAAWAEGYQRHSQHEVAIMSLPGQFWKWRIQGGAIALARQFLTNSLNPDLIIATDMLNLPVFLALTRHRIATIPIAIYFHENQLGYPWAPRDRDFLHQRHDHYGFINYASALVSDAVFFNSKFHQTTFLDDLPRFLKRFPDYRELDTIPKIAAKSQVLPLGLDLQRFRQMQPTLPLKGDGPPLLLWNHRWEHDKNPEEFFRALSVLQQRKLDFRVAILGQNFRKSPLEFEQARQLLKDKIIQFGFVEEIQNYVQWLYRADIVPVTSQHDFFGASVVEAIYCGCYPFLPKRLAYPEILPIEHFQENYYSCFDELVEKLSRSIINIDSIRKQNLSAVVEKYDWNNMAKIYDEQFAKVELHSDRI from the coding sequence ATGAAAATTCTGATCCTCGAACCTTACTTTATTGGCTCTCATGCTGCCTGGGCTGAAGGATATCAGCGTCACAGTCAGCATGAAGTTGCCATTATGAGTTTGCCTGGTCAATTTTGGAAATGGCGCATCCAGGGCGGGGCGATCGCGCTGGCGCGCCAATTCCTGACCAACTCGCTAAATCCTGATCTGATCATCGCCACCGATATGTTGAACCTGCCAGTGTTTCTGGCTCTGACGCGACATCGCATTGCAACCATTCCCATTGCTATCTATTTTCATGAAAATCAGCTTGGCTATCCCTGGGCGCCCAGAGATCGGGATTTCTTGCACCAGCGCCATGACCATTATGGATTCATCAATTATGCCTCGGCCCTGGTCAGCGATGCGGTGTTCTTCAATTCAAAATTCCATCAAACGACCTTCTTGGACGATCTGCCTCGTTTCCTCAAAAGATTTCCCGATTATCGCGAATTAGACACCATACCCAAGATCGCTGCCAAAAGTCAGGTGCTCCCCCTCGGTCTGGATTTGCAACGTTTTAGACAAATGCAGCCCACCTTGCCATTAAAAGGTGATGGTCCCCCGCTGCTACTTTGGAACCATCGCTGGGAGCATGATAAGAACCCCGAGGAATTTTTTCGGGCGCTTTCCGTGCTTCAACAGCGAAAACTGGATTTCCGCGTCGCTATTTTGGGGCAAAATTTTCGGAAATCGCCGCTCGAATTCGAACAGGCCCGCCAACTACTAAAGGACAAGATCATTCAGTTCGGCTTTGTTGAAGAAATTCAGAACTATGTCCAGTGGCTCTATCGAGCGGATATTGTGCCTGTCACCTCGCAGCACGATTTCTTTGGCGCCAGTGTCGTAGAAGCGATCTATTGCGGTTGCTATCCATTCTTGCCCAAACGATTGGCATATCCAGAAATCCTCCCCATCGAACATTTTCAAGAAAATTATTATAGCTGTTTCGATGAGTTGGTCGAAAAACTATCGCGATCGATCATAAATATTGATTCTATCAGGAAACAAAACTTATCGGCTGTTGTAGAAAAGTACGATTGGAACAATATGGCAAAAATATATGATGAACAATTTGCCAAGGTCGAACTTCATAGCGATAGGATTTAG
- a CDS encoding ABC-F family ATP-binding cassette domain-containing protein: MVQIRELCYSIGARELLTNITWNIQPHQRVALIGPNGAGKTTLLKIIHGDLKCHSGSIIKPRGYRIGYLPQEEIVLNRGTVLDVTLEGQPQILELETKISEIHHALTKDRSDGAALLKQLGELEQRYEAMQGYQLEAKAKAILSGFGFSTSDFSRPIAEFSGGWRMRAYLARLLLQNPDLLLLDEPTNHLDLPSLEWLEQYLLDFPGSIVLVSHDRFFIDRLAQEIYELERGKLEHYPGNYHYYEKQKQLKQRQLEERYEQLKDERERQQRFIERFRYKATKAAQVQSRIKRLEKLEQIELPTSAPKFKFRLSVPFHSYKDVVQIKDMAFRYNGDWVFKNVQLNIYRGERLALVGPNGAGKTTLTRLIAGELKPQLGSIEIGKATTIGYYAQHQIDALNLKATIYDEVASVTPMDRIPYIRNALGIFQFHDDDVFKPIEVLSGGEKARVSLAKILLSAVNFLIMDEPTNHLDIASRDALEQALSDYDGTLLIISHDRYFLDKLVHRVIEIKAGALKIYEGNYSDYLARRAEEAGLSESPAKRSKPTSQPLGPKTKEQRRREAEARQAISKDRNRLTRQIELLEQKIAALESRKTEIESLMADPATYKDPALAASLPYEYSQIKDELATCYDQWEQAQLELEQVLESIALKVREGEK; the protein is encoded by the coding sequence ATGGTACAGATAAGAGAACTCTGCTATTCGATCGGCGCTCGGGAATTACTAACGAATATCACATGGAACATTCAGCCGCACCAGCGAGTGGCGCTGATCGGTCCCAATGGCGCAGGAAAAACCACTCTTTTGAAAATCATCCATGGAGATCTCAAATGTCACAGTGGCAGCATCATTAAGCCGCGTGGCTATAGGATTGGCTATCTGCCGCAAGAGGAAATTGTCTTGAACCGCGGCACGGTTCTGGATGTCACGTTGGAAGGGCAGCCTCAAATCCTCGAATTGGAGACAAAGATAAGCGAGATTCACCACGCTCTGACCAAGGATCGTTCAGACGGAGCGGCGCTTTTGAAGCAACTGGGAGAGTTGGAGCAACGCTACGAGGCGATGCAGGGGTATCAATTAGAGGCCAAGGCGAAAGCAATTCTCTCAGGCTTCGGGTTCTCGACGAGTGATTTCTCACGCCCGATTGCCGAATTCAGTGGTGGATGGCGCATGCGAGCCTACTTGGCGCGTCTACTTCTCCAAAATCCTGACCTGCTCCTATTGGATGAACCCACCAATCATCTTGACCTTCCATCATTAGAATGGTTGGAGCAATACTTATTGGACTTCCCAGGCAGTATCGTGTTAGTTTCGCATGACCGTTTCTTTATCGATCGGCTGGCACAAGAAATCTACGAACTTGAGCGAGGCAAGCTAGAACATTACCCTGGAAACTACCATTATTATGAAAAACAGAAGCAATTAAAGCAGAGACAACTTGAAGAGCGCTACGAACAATTAAAGGACGAACGCGAAAGACAGCAACGTTTCATCGAACGATTTCGTTATAAAGCCACCAAAGCGGCTCAGGTCCAAAGTCGCATCAAACGGTTGGAAAAGTTGGAGCAAATCGAGCTACCAACATCCGCTCCGAAATTTAAATTTCGATTATCAGTGCCGTTCCATAGCTATAAAGATGTGGTTCAAATAAAAGATATGGCTTTTCGCTATAATGGCGATTGGGTTTTTAAAAATGTCCAGCTCAATATTTATCGGGGCGAGCGATTAGCCCTGGTCGGTCCTAATGGGGCCGGTAAGACCACGCTCACCCGGCTGATTGCTGGCGAGCTGAAACCACAGCTCGGGTCAATTGAAATTGGCAAGGCCACCACCATTGGCTATTACGCTCAACACCAGATCGATGCGCTGAATTTAAAAGCTACAATTTATGATGAAGTGGCATCAGTTACCCCTATGGACCGAATTCCGTACATCCGTAACGCACTAGGCATTTTTCAGTTTCACGATGATGACGTGTTCAAGCCTATCGAGGTCCTTTCTGGGGGTGAGAAAGCTCGGGTATCACTGGCGAAAATTTTGCTTTCTGCAGTCAATTTTCTGATTATGGACGAGCCAACCAATCATCTGGATATCGCCTCACGAGATGCACTGGAACAAGCGCTGTCTGACTATGACGGAACATTGTTGATTATCTCGCACGATCGATATTTTCTCGATAAATTGGTGCATCGGGTGATCGAAATCAAAGCAGGGGCTTTGAAAATTTATGAAGGGAATTACTCTGATTATTTGGCACGCCGGGCTGAAGAAGCTGGGCTTTCAGAGTCACCGGCAAAAAGATCCAAACCTACGAGCCAGCCACTCGGTCCAAAAACTAAAGAACAACGCCGGCGTGAAGCCGAGGCGCGACAGGCGATCAGCAAAGACCGGAACCGGTTGACCCGTCAGATTGAATTATTGGAACAGAAGATCGCTGCGCTCGAATCTCGCAAAACCGAGATCGAATCCCTCATGGCAGATCCAGCCACGTACAAGGATCCCGCCTTAGCCGCCTCCCTGCCGTATGAATACTCGCAGATTAAAGATGAATTGGCGACCTGTTATGATCAATGGGAGCAGGCGCAATTAGAACTGGAGCAGGTTTTAGAAAGCATCGCTTTAAAGGTTCGCGAAGGTGAAAAATAG
- a CDS encoding DUF72 domain-containing protein — protein sequence MRDNYRYYIRFGSSSWAFEGWKGIVYFKDYSPNNFKRDCLAEYAADPRFSTVGMDLFFYQPPTIALLEHYAKQLPSGFKACSKVWEQLTIYRFPNQVRYGNLKGQLNPNFLNPELFISTVLPPYQQVFRDHTGPFIFEFQYIKTGEKNVSQFSEDLDRFFSALPKDFEYSVEIRNKNFLAPAYFDVLRAHGVAHVFNHWSYMPPISEQLKYDSVTADFIVARILTPLGMGYEATVQKFEPYDKVIAPLPEMRADIMKLVEIAIQSRKIAYLLINNRAEGCAPLTIAALQKMIEERLRLTQTNSQSESSLP from the coding sequence ATGCGCGACAATTATCGATACTACATCCGTTTTGGGAGTTCCTCCTGGGCGTTCGAAGGCTGGAAGGGGATCGTTTATTTTAAAGATTACTCGCCGAACAACTTTAAAAGGGATTGCCTTGCAGAGTATGCTGCTGACCCACGCTTTTCAACAGTGGGAATGGACCTGTTTTTCTATCAACCCCCTACTATTGCATTGTTGGAACATTACGCGAAACAACTTCCCTCCGGTTTTAAAGCTTGCAGCAAGGTCTGGGAGCAACTCACTATTTATCGCTTTCCCAATCAGGTGCGCTATGGCAATTTGAAAGGCCAGCTTAATCCCAACTTTTTGAATCCTGAGCTGTTCATTAGCACTGTCCTGCCTCCCTATCAACAGGTCTTTCGCGATCACACTGGGCCATTTATTTTTGAGTTTCAATACATTAAAACTGGTGAAAAAAACGTTAGTCAATTTAGCGAGGATCTGGACCGTTTTTTTTCTGCATTGCCCAAAGATTTTGAATATAGCGTTGAAATCCGAAATAAAAATTTCCTTGCCCCGGCCTATTTTGATGTATTGCGGGCTCACGGAGTGGCTCACGTGTTCAATCATTGGTCTTATATGCCCCCCATTTCAGAGCAGCTAAAATATGACAGTGTGACGGCCGATTTCATCGTAGCACGAATTTTAACGCCATTGGGCATGGGTTACGAGGCCACGGTCCAAAAATTCGAGCCGTACGATAAAGTTATCGCTCCGCTGCCTGAAATGCGCGCCGATATCATGAAGCTGGTGGAAATTGCGATCCAATCCCGCAAGATCGCCTATTTGTTGATCAATAACCGGGCAGAAGGATGTGCGCCATTAACCATCGCCGCGCTTCAGAAGATGATTGAAGAGCGACTGCGGCTTACCCAAACAAATAGCCAGTCAGAATCTTCTCTCCCATAG